In Maylandia zebra isolate NMK-2024a unplaced genomic scaffold, Mzebra_GT3a scaffold11, whole genome shotgun sequence, a single window of DNA contains:
- the LOC112432463 gene encoding uncharacterized protein LOC112432463, translated as MSEDSHSHYRLDPSDRLNGLGQRRKRPKKARDALQTADRHDHITRTWCESDLIFQSTLRDLNQEVRGQLMLRAGSEPRERSTLLNLKENMLVFVDVDDGQGISCCTMTSS; from the exons ATGAGCGAGGACAGCCACTCCCACTACAGGCTGGACCCCAGCGATCGCCTCAATGGGCTgggacagaggaggaagagacccAAGAAG gccagagatgctcttcaaacagcggacagacatgaccacattacaagaacatggtgtgagtccgatttgatattccagtcaacgctgagagaccttaaccaggaagtcagaggtcagctgatgctgcgagcaggaagtgaaccaagggaaaggtccactctactcaatctcaaagaaaatatgctggtgtttgttgatgttgatg acggacagggaatcagttgctgtacgatgacatcatcttga